A DNA window from Enterobacter asburiae contains the following coding sequences:
- a CDS encoding GPW/gp25 family protein — protein sequence MKTTSVFWQPALQAPGEIVRGLDDIWQAIQIILRTPRGSDPHRPEFGSNLHLYIDWPIDRAIPHVVRESVDAIRRWEPRCQLMSVKPAVDGEHLSLRVSWKGSDGQPRTQELLWR from the coding sequence ATGAAAACAACCTCAGTATTCTGGCAACCGGCTCTGCAGGCCCCCGGCGAAATCGTCCGGGGGCTGGATGATATCTGGCAGGCCATTCAAATCATCCTGCGTACTCCTCGCGGCAGCGACCCGCATCGCCCGGAGTTCGGCAGCAATCTGCACCTTTATATCGACTGGCCTATTGACCGGGCCATTCCGCATGTGGTGCGCGAATCCGTCGATGCCATTCGCCGCTGGGAGCCTCGCTGCCAGCTTATGTCGGTTAAACCCGCCGTCGACGGCGAACATCTTTCGCTCCGGGTGAGCTGGAAAGGCTCTGACGGACAGCCCCGGACTCAGGAGCTTTTATGGCGCTGA
- a CDS encoding phage tail protein I has product MAEPLQLPPPLEGDISLRTLGRLAGRLDNIDLSVLMVYLVDIVDSSALPWLGEQFSLFGDGWELAESDDVRRMLIKSAIELHRYKGTPWSIREIIRRFGFGEVDLIEGTGQIGYDGKHTYNGLFVHGDVEAWAVYRVILQQPITNDQAALLRQTLAAFAPARCHLASLEYQSVAIRYNNTVNYDGSYNHGSS; this is encoded by the coding sequence ATGGCTGAGCCGCTACAACTTCCGCCACCGCTTGAGGGTGATATCAGCCTCAGAACGCTGGGAAGACTGGCCGGGCGGCTGGATAACATCGACCTGAGCGTACTGATGGTCTATCTCGTCGATATTGTCGACAGTTCCGCGCTGCCATGGCTGGGCGAGCAGTTCTCACTGTTCGGCGATGGCTGGGAGCTGGCGGAGTCGGACGATGTACGCCGCATGCTTATCAAATCCGCTATCGAGCTGCACCGCTACAAAGGGACGCCGTGGTCAATCCGGGAAATCATCCGCCGTTTCGGCTTCGGCGAAGTGGATCTGATTGAAGGCACTGGCCAGATCGGCTACGACGGCAAACACACTTACAACGGGCTTTTTGTCCACGGCGATGTGGAAGCCTGGGCGGTCTATCGCGTCATCCTTCAACAGCCCATCACTAACGATCAGGCAGCACTTTTACGTCAGACGCTCGCTGCTTTTGCTCCGGCCCGCTGCCATCTGGCGAGCCTGGAGTATCAGTCTGTCGCCATTCGCTACAACAACACCGTCAACTATGACGGTAGCTATAACCACGGGAGCAGTTAA
- a CDS encoding phage baseplate assembly protein V — MAGVTRQVGTVSAVDADKVQARVRLPECDNLRTNWLNVLQRNTQDNKDYWLPDVGEQVEVLLDANGEDGVILGAVYSDVDKPPFSDKNVRGTKYADGAEFSYNRATHTLTVKGGIEHVVIEVAVGISLKGKTIDLTADTTTVNGDLKINGNAHSTGSMLSDGQNSNHHSH, encoded by the coding sequence ATGGCAGGTGTCACCCGTCAGGTCGGTACAGTCAGCGCCGTCGATGCCGACAAGGTTCAGGCCCGAGTTCGTTTGCCGGAATGCGATAACCTGCGCACTAACTGGCTTAACGTGCTGCAGCGCAATACCCAGGATAACAAGGATTACTGGCTCCCTGACGTGGGGGAGCAGGTTGAGGTGCTGCTCGATGCCAACGGCGAGGATGGTGTCATTCTGGGCGCGGTGTACTCAGACGTCGATAAACCACCGTTCAGCGACAAAAATGTCCGGGGCACAAAATACGCTGATGGTGCTGAGTTCAGCTATAACCGCGCGACCCATACGCTGACGGTTAAAGGCGGTATCGAGCATGTGGTGATCGAGGTTGCGGTGGGTATCAGCCTGAAGGGGAAAACTATTGATTTGACCGCTGACACCACCACGGTGAACGGCGACCTTAAAATCAACGGCAATGCCCACTCGACAGGCAGCATGCTCTCTGACGGCCAGAACTCCAATCATCACTCCCACTGA
- a CDS encoding baseplate assembly protein — protein sequence MALTEPDFIERDADKITAEMIAQYEAATGKTLYPAQAERLLIDLWAYREMLVRVAAQEAAKQNLVAFAREPMIDYLGELVGVYRLAAQPATTTLQFSVDEALAIDVLIPAGTRVSASDSIIFATDTDVVLKAGLLLVNATATCTEPGAAGNGWQPAQVSQLLDEIDNVDLQVTNLAASSGGSEQEDNDRLRERIKLAPESFTNAGSRMAYRFHAMQAHPNIVDVAVLSPVPGTVELYPLLSTGLPDDSILTLVESFCSDEKVRPLTDTVRAKTPVQVDYAIEANITIYRDQDANSIKDNANSAIQNWVASRTATLGRDIVPSQIISVLSVAGVYQVELVTPVLKVVAENEWANCTAITLNMTGVSDG from the coding sequence ATGGCGCTGACAGAACCCGATTTTATTGAACGCGATGCCGACAAAATCACGGCTGAAATGATTGCTCAGTACGAAGCCGCGACAGGCAAGACGCTGTACCCCGCCCAGGCTGAGCGCCTGTTGATTGACCTGTGGGCATACCGCGAAATGCTGGTCAGGGTGGCGGCGCAGGAAGCGGCCAAACAGAATCTGGTCGCCTTTGCCCGTGAGCCGATGATTGATTATCTCGGTGAACTGGTCGGTGTATACCGTCTTGCCGCGCAGCCTGCCACCACCACGCTCCAGTTCTCCGTGGATGAGGCACTGGCCATTGATGTGCTGATTCCGGCAGGAACCCGCGTCAGCGCTTCCGACAGCATTATTTTTGCCACCGATACGGACGTGGTACTGAAAGCCGGATTGCTGCTGGTCAATGCCACGGCCACCTGTACCGAGCCGGGAGCCGCTGGCAACGGCTGGCAGCCTGCGCAGGTCAGTCAGTTGCTCGATGAGATTGATAACGTCGACCTGCAGGTGACTAATCTGGCGGCCAGTTCCGGTGGTTCAGAGCAGGAAGACAATGACAGGCTCCGCGAGCGTATCAAACTGGCCCCGGAGTCATTCACCAACGCCGGAAGCCGTATGGCATACCGCTTTCATGCCATGCAAGCCCATCCCAACATCGTCGACGTCGCTGTGCTCTCCCCGGTTCCCGGCACTGTAGAACTGTATCCGCTGCTCAGTACCGGCCTGCCGGACGACAGCATCCTTACGCTGGTAGAGAGTTTCTGCTCGGACGAAAAAGTCAGGCCGCTCACTGATACCGTGCGGGCTAAAACACCTGTGCAGGTGGATTACGCCATTGAAGCCAACATCACTATCTATCGTGACCAGGATGCCAACTCGATAAAGGACAACGCCAATAGCGCCATACAGAACTGGGTAGCGTCCCGTACCGCCACGCTGGGGCGCGATATTGTCCCCAGTCAGATTATCAGCGTGCTGTCCGTTGCCGGAGTGTATCAGGTCGAACTGGTGACACCGGTGCTGAAAGTGGTGGCAGAAAATGAATGGGCAAACTGTACGGCGATCACTCTCAATATGACCGGAGTATCCGATGGCTGA